One window of the Acidobacteriota bacterium genome contains the following:
- a CDS encoding ABC transporter permease, translated as MKVFSIAMNTFREAIRNRVLYLLLFFALIMIGSSRILSMLTVGDESKIIKDLGLFSISLFGVLLAVFIGVGLVSQEIERRTIYNILSKPIYRHQFLFGKYLGLLLTILITIGIMAAEFLPLVYLKTGSWEFSLIWGVVLIFFEVVIITAFAILFSVFTTPILSSVFTLSVFVVGHLSRNFLILRDRVTSPIAKWLFTILYYLLPNLENLNIKTQLVHHLPIPPEFIPFAIAYSVTYAAVVLFIATLIFQRRSFV; from the coding sequence ATGAAGGTCTTCTCCATCGCAATGAACACCTTCCGTGAGGCGATAAGGAACAGGGTATTATATCTCCTTCTCTTCTTCGCCCTCATTATGATAGGTAGCTCCCGCATCCTCAGTATGCTCACTGTGGGAGATGAAAGCAAGATAATAAAAGATTTAGGGCTTTTCTCCATCTCCCTATTCGGGGTGCTCCTCGCCGTCTTCATCGGGGTAGGCCTTGTCTCTCAGGAGATAGAACGACGTACCATCTACAACATCCTCTCGAAGCCGATATACCGCCATCAATTCCTCTTCGGGAAATATCTCGGTCTCCTTCTCACCATACTGATCACCATCGGGATAATGGCAGCGGAGTTCCTCCCCTTGGTCTATCTCAAAACGGGGAGCTGGGAGTTCTCCCTGATCTGGGGAGTGGTGCTCATCTTCTTCGAGGTAGTCATCATAACCGCCTTCGCCATCCTATTCTCCGTCTTCACCACCCCGATATTGAGTTCTGTTTTCACTCTCTCGGTATTCGTGGTTGGCCATCTCTCGCGAAACTTTCTCATCCTGAGGGATCGGGTAACAAGTCCCATCGCAAAATGGTTGTTCACCATCCTCTACTACCTTCTCCCAAACTTAGAGAACCTGAACATAAAAACCCAGCTGGTCCATCATCTTCCCATTCCTCCAGAATTCATACCGTTCGCCATTGCTTACAGTGTAACCTACGCCGCGGTGGTATTGTTCATCGCCACCCTCATCTTCCAACGGAGAAGTTTCGTTTAA
- a CDS encoding glycosyltransferase family 4 protein — protein sequence MRKIKVFHIIAKLELGGAQRVTLATLAGLDRKMFEPGLITGIQGMLVPEAKKIPGLKCYLIPSFIREISIIKDITALYHIYRILKKERVDIVHTHGSKGGVLGRIAAFLARVPIAIHSVHGFSFNEHIPFLRRWFYIMIEWFCSFFTDHFFLDSKGNIERGLRFRILSGRSYSQLPPGIELDPFRKRRINPASERERLGLSPGDEVVLTISCLKPQKAPQDFVKMAALVAERRAKAKFLLVGDGELRPEVERLIRELDLEGKVLLLGWQWDVLPLLTIADVFVLTSLWEGLPTVIPMAYAAGKPVVATEVDGSKEVVIPGETGFLVPPHDVAGLAEKVSFLLSHPGKAKDMGEKGRKLAQRYDIKKMIEKQRAFYLKIYKNQGKRRLFLDQSGGKG from the coding sequence ATGAGAAAGATAAAGGTATTCCACATCATAGCGAAGCTGGAACTTGGCGGTGCCCAGCGGGTGACCTTAGCCACCTTAGCCGGGCTTGATCGAAAGATGTTCGAGCCGGGTTTGATAACCGGAATCCAGGGGATGCTGGTCCCAGAAGCCAAGAAGATACCGGGATTAAAATGTTACCTCATCCCCTCGTTCATCCGCGAGATATCGATTATAAAGGACATCACCGCCCTCTACCACATATACCGCATCCTGAAGAAAGAGAGGGTGGATATCGTCCACACCCACGGCTCAAAAGGAGGGGTTTTGGGGCGGATCGCCGCTTTTCTCGCCCGGGTGCCGATCGCCATCCATTCGGTGCACGGCTTCTCCTTCAACGAACATATCCCTTTTCTTAGAAGGTGGTTTTACATTATGATTGAATGGTTCTGCTCCTTCTTTACCGATCACTTCTTTCTCGATTCCAAAGGGAACATCGAGCGGGGGCTCCGTTTCCGGATCCTCAGCGGAAGGAGTTATTCCCAGCTTCCCCCGGGGATAGAGCTCGACCCCTTCCGTAAGCGGAGGATAAACCCGGCATCGGAGCGGGAGAGACTGGGATTGTCCCCTGGGGATGAGGTAGTTCTCACCATATCCTGCCTCAAGCCCCAGAAGGCGCCCCAGGACTTCGTCAAGATGGCGGCTTTAGTGGCAGAAAGAAGGGCGAAGGCGAAATTTCTCCTCGTGGGGGACGGCGAGCTTCGTCCGGAAGTGGAAAGACTCATAAGAGAACTTGATCTCGAGGGGAAGGTGCTTCTGCTCGGATGGCAGTGGGATGTCCTCCCCCTCCTTACTATTGCCGATGTATTCGTCCTGACCTCGCTCTGGGAAGGGCTTCCCACGGTGATCCCGATGGCTTATGCTGCGGGAAAACCGGTGGTGGCAACCGAGGTCGATGGAAGCAAGGAGGTCGTAATCCCCGGGGAAACCGGTTTCCTGGTACCACCACACGATGTAGCCGGTTTGGCAGAGAAGGTCTCCTTCCTCCTTTCCCATCCGGGAAAAGCGAAGGATATGGGAGAAAAAGGAAGAAAGCTCGCTCAAAGATACGATATAAAGAAAATGATCGAAAAACAGAGGGCTTTTTACCTCAAGATCTATAAAAATCAGGGGAAAAGAAGGCTTTTTCTTGACCAAAGCGGAGGAAAAGGCTAA
- a CDS encoding bifunctional folylpolyglutamate synthase/dihydrofolate synthase — protein MDYNEAVSFLLSRAHLGIKLGLGPINTLLSSLGHPEKTYPSLLIGGTNGKGSTGAMLASICSHAGLKVGFYTSPHLIRIEERITVSGEMISEGEFASVIERIKAKNDSLTARGELEHPLTYFELLTAAGFLYFAEREVDLAILEVGMGGRFDATNVASPLVSVITQISRDHMEYLGESIADIAFEKAGIIKEQGEVVVSPSPPQAIEVIKEVARERGAKLHLVSEETSLRLTGDMGEISTRKRTYSRLRLGLLGKHQWENARTAILTAELLEKKGLPLGEGAIKRGLSSVHWEGRLEEVVKEPRIIVDGAHNPAGSAALASFIREEIRGRVILIFAAMEDKEIEKMGEILFPLARLIILPKLREARAAEPASIKTIAERYAKAITASNVGEAVKTAEKEYRKGETIVAAGSLYLVGEVKEFVSSRY, from the coding sequence ATGGACTATAACGAGGCGGTAAGTTTCCTCTTAAGCAGGGCTCACTTAGGGATTAAGCTTGGTTTAGGACCAATCAATACCCTCCTTTCCTCACTGGGACATCCAGAAAAAACTTACCCTTCCCTCCTCATAGGAGGGACAAACGGAAAGGGCTCTACTGGGGCGATGCTCGCTTCCATCTGCTCTCACGCAGGGCTCAAAGTGGGCTTTTACACCTCTCCTCATCTCATAAGAATCGAGGAACGGATCACCGTCTCAGGAGAGATGATAAGTGAGGGGGAGTTCGCCTCGGTGATCGAGCGAATAAAGGCGAAGAACGATTCCCTCACAGCAAGGGGAGAACTGGAGCATCCTCTTACCTATTTCGAACTCCTCACCGCAGCTGGCTTCCTCTACTTTGCCGAGAGGGAGGTCGATCTCGCCATCTTAGAGGTGGGAATGGGAGGGAGGTTCGATGCGACCAATGTCGCCTCCCCTCTGGTCTCGGTGATCACCCAGATAAGTCGCGACCATATGGAGTATCTCGGGGAGAGCATAGCGGATATCGCCTTCGAGAAGGCGGGGATAATCAAAGAGCAGGGAGAGGTGGTGGTATCGCCCTCCCCTCCTCAGGCTATCGAGGTCATCAAGGAGGTAGCTCGGGAAAGGGGGGCAAAGCTCCATCTTGTTTCCGAGGAGACCTCCCTCAGACTAACTGGGGATATGGGGGAGATCTCAACCAGAAAGAGGACATATTCTCGTCTAAGGCTCGGGCTTTTGGGGAAGCATCAATGGGAGAACGCACGGACCGCGATATTAACCGCTGAGCTTCTCGAGAAAAAGGGGCTCCCCTTGGGGGAAGGGGCAATAAAAAGAGGGCTTAGCTCCGTTCACTGGGAGGGAAGGCTTGAGGAAGTGGTCAAAGAGCCCCGAATCATCGTGGACGGTGCCCACAATCCTGCTGGCTCTGCCGCCCTCGCCTCGTTCATCCGCGAGGAGATAAGGGGGCGGGTCATCCTCATCTTCGCTGCAATGGAGGACAAGGAGATAGAGAAGATGGGGGAGATACTTTTCCCCCTCGCCCGATTGATCATCCTCCCCAAACTGAGGGAGGCGAGGGCGGCAGAGCCAGCATCGATAAAAACCATCGCCGAGCGCTACGCGAAGGCGATAACCGCTTCAAATGTGGGAGAGGCGGTAAAAACCGCCGAAAAGGAATACCGAAAGGGGGAAACAATCGTCGCCGCTGGCTCCCTCTACTTAGTGGGCGAGGTGAAGGAGTTCGTCTCTTCCCGTTATTGA
- a CDS encoding prepilin peptidase: MNLLLLKVFFAFLYGIVIGSFLNVLIHRLPQGKSIIKPGSHCPNCGAPIAFYDNIPLISYLILRGKCRNCKSSISYQYPLVEGITGTLFVIFYLKSGLSLVFITETVFSALIIVLIFTDLNHQLLPDVITIPGTIGGLLFSLNGGLTTIGSSLIGAGLGAGIVLAIRELYFRLRGEEGMGLGDVKLMAMIGAFLGWERALLTLVIGSFLGSVVGIIIIAKEKGDLRFPLPFGSFLGIASIFSLFYGEELISFYRSFF; this comes from the coding sequence ATGAACCTTCTTCTCCTAAAAGTTTTTTTTGCCTTCCTCTACGGGATCGTTATTGGAAGCTTCCTCAATGTCCTCATCCATCGCCTTCCTCAAGGGAAATCGATAATAAAGCCCGGCTCCCATTGCCCCAACTGCGGTGCTCCTATAGCCTTCTACGACAACATACCCCTGATCAGCTACCTCATCCTTCGGGGAAAATGCAGGAATTGTAAATCATCTATATCGTATCAGTATCCTCTGGTTGAAGGGATCACCGGGACTCTCTTCGTGATATTCTACCTAAAATCGGGATTATCGCTTGTCTTCATCACCGAGACGGTATTCAGCGCCTTGATCATCGTCCTCATCTTCACCGACCTGAACCATCAGCTCCTTCCGGATGTGATCACCATACCAGGAACGATAGGGGGGCTCCTTTTCAGTCTAAATGGTGGTCTTACCACCATTGGCAGTTCACTGATCGGGGCAGGGCTCGGCGCCGGGATAGTGCTCGCCATTAGGGAACTTTACTTCCGCCTGCGGGGGGAGGAAGGGATGGGGCTGGGTGATGTTAAGTTGATGGCAATGATCGGCGCCTTTCTCGGCTGGGAAAGAGCCCTCCTCACCCTAGTTATTGGCTCATTCTTGGGCTCGGTAGTGGGGATAATCATCATCGCAAAGGAAAAGGGGGACCTCCGTTTCCCCTTGCCTTTCGGCAGTTTCCTCGGTATCGCTTCTATCTTCTCCCTCTTTTATGGGGAAGAGCTCATTTCCTTCTATCGATCGTTTTTTTAA
- a CDS encoding creatininase family protein, translating to MWKKGIIFSLIFTFLALNLVGGVLPKKEETIPSRYLADLNWIQVGKMVPSKINTVLLVAGTLEAHGVTCNGADFIVPDKLAEMIAPRINALIAPHITYGVTRTLTPYPGGIAISEKTFEQYVKEILYGLADIGFKNIIIINGHGPNRGPCDRAMYEVAMKRKVRGMVIDWWSYTADITKEVFNQDGGHAGINENAAVMAVNPKLVYPELYSPDKVTATPIDPSYSAYPSPSSILLYTPGEGYPEFNLERARKYLSKVADKLTKLIKETIAKWDKAGL from the coding sequence ATGTGGAAGAAGGGTATCATCTTCTCCTTAATTTTTACATTCCTTGCTTTAAACCTTGTCGGGGGAGTTTTGCCAAAGAAAGAGGAAACTATCCCCTCACGCTATCTCGCCGACCTCAACTGGATACAGGTGGGTAAGATGGTCCCCTCAAAGATAAACACTGTCCTATTGGTAGCTGGTACCTTGGAAGCTCACGGAGTTACTTGCAATGGCGCCGATTTCATCGTTCCAGACAAACTTGCTGAGATGATCGCCCCCAGGATCAACGCTCTGATCGCGCCCCACATCACCTATGGGGTAACCCGAACCCTCACTCCTTATCCTGGTGGGATCGCCATCTCCGAAAAAACATTTGAACAGTATGTAAAGGAGATACTTTATGGGTTGGCGGATATCGGGTTCAAGAACATAATCATCATTAATGGACACGGACCGAATCGAGGACCCTGCGATCGGGCGATGTACGAGGTGGCGATGAAGAGGAAAGTACGGGGGATGGTAATCGATTGGTGGAGCTATACCGCTGATATCACCAAGGAGGTATTCAATCAGGACGGAGGACATGCAGGGATCAACGAAAACGCAGCAGTGATGGCGGTGAACCCGAAACTGGTTTATCCTGAGCTCTACTCCCCGGACAAGGTCACTGCCACCCCCATCGATCCGAGTTACTCCGCCTATCCATCACCTTCTTCTATCCTCCTTTATACACCGGGGGAAGGATATCCTGAGTTCAACCTGGAACGGGCGAGAAAATATTTGAGCAAGGTGGCTGACAAACTGACTAAGCTGATTAAGGAAACAATTGCCAAATGGGATAAAGCTGGGCTATAA
- a CDS encoding acetyl-CoA carboxylase carboxyltransferase subunit beta, giving the protein MEWFNRFKKRKLNPPEKKLDLPDGLWVKCDNCKAIIYKKEVIRNANVCPKCNYHFRISARERLASLFDNGEYTEFETGLRSNDPLKFVDSLPYPERLTKYSKVSGENEAIICAVGKIGGIKAIIAAMEYKFMGGSMGSVVGEKVTRAAEKALAERLPLIIVSASGGARMQEGILSLMQMAKVSAALARLDEAGIPYISVLTDPTTGGVTASYAMLGDLNIAEPKALIGFAGPRVIKQTIRQDLPEGFQRSEFLLEHGMVDMVVKRKDLKDVLIKCLRFMVG; this is encoded by the coding sequence ATGGAATGGTTCAACAGATTTAAAAAGAGAAAATTAAACCCTCCGGAAAAGAAACTCGATCTTCCGGATGGGTTGTGGGTAAAGTGCGATAACTGCAAAGCGATAATCTATAAGAAAGAGGTAATAAGGAATGCCAATGTCTGTCCTAAGTGTAACTATCACTTCCGAATAAGTGCCAGGGAAAGGCTCGCTTCCCTTTTCGATAACGGGGAGTACACCGAATTTGAAACCGGGCTTCGCTCTAACGATCCACTCAAGTTTGTAGATTCCCTCCCTTATCCGGAGCGGTTAACGAAATACTCCAAAGTCTCTGGGGAAAATGAGGCGATAATCTGTGCGGTAGGAAAAATAGGTGGAATAAAAGCGATAATTGCCGCTATGGAATACAAATTTATGGGGGGGAGTATGGGTTCGGTGGTGGGGGAAAAGGTAACCCGGGCAGCGGAAAAAGCCCTTGCTGAAAGGCTCCCTCTGATCATCGTCTCCGCCTCTGGAGGTGCAAGGATGCAAGAGGGCATCCTTTCCCTGATGCAAATGGCTAAGGTAAGTGCTGCTTTGGCTAGGCTGGACGAGGCGGGGATACCTTACATCTCTGTGCTCACCGATCCCACCACCGGAGGGGTCACTGCAAGCTATGCTATGCTCGGCGATCTGAATATAGCTGAACCGAAGGCGCTCATTGGCTTTGCCGGTCCCCGGGTGATAAAGCAGACCATCCGTCAGGATCTCCCTGAGGGGTTCCAGCGTTCCGAGTTCCTCCTTGAACACGGGATGGTGGATATGGTGGTAAAAAGGAAAGACCTAAAGGATGTACTAATAAAGTGCCTCCGGTTTATGGTGGGCTAA
- a CDS encoding ABC transporter ATP-binding protein encodes MSAKKDFTIPPPPVVELREVSKSYHTGFLMRKKRVLKSINLSVYPGEILGFLGPNGAGKTTTMKIINNLTFPDRGQVLIFGQPSTEVSIKAKIGFLPEAPYFYNYLTGWELLEFYAQLFGIPRKKRRERIKYLLSLVKLEQAADLQMRKYSRGMLQRIGMAQALINDPELLILDEPMSSLDPVGRREFRDLILKLKEEGKTIFFSTHILPDVELICDRVAIIVDGEIIREGKIAKLIKEKIDYYEITLSGIEEKELPSSCEKVSVEEDKILVRTRGERGLNRTIDLIKEKRGKIIAITPAKKSLEDLLFAELGGEKK; translated from the coding sequence ATGTCAGCAAAAAAAGATTTTACCATACCCCCTCCTCCGGTGGTTGAGCTCCGTGAGGTGAGCAAGAGTTATCATACGGGCTTCTTAATGAGGAAAAAACGCGTCTTGAAAAGCATAAACCTTTCCGTCTATCCGGGGGAGATACTCGGCTTCCTCGGTCCCAATGGAGCGGGGAAGACGACCACAATGAAGATCATCAACAACCTGACCTTTCCCGATAGGGGACAGGTCCTCATATTCGGTCAACCGAGCACCGAGGTTTCGATAAAGGCGAAGATCGGTTTTCTCCCCGAGGCACCCTATTTCTACAACTATCTCACCGGCTGGGAGCTCCTTGAGTTCTACGCCCAGCTCTTTGGCATCCCCCGAAAAAAGAGAAGGGAACGGATCAAATATCTATTGAGCTTGGTTAAACTTGAGCAGGCGGCGGACCTCCAGATGAGGAAGTACTCCCGAGGGATGCTCCAGCGGATCGGGATGGCGCAGGCGCTCATAAACGACCCCGAACTCCTTATCCTCGATGAGCCGATGTCAAGCCTCGACCCGGTGGGAAGGAGGGAATTCCGCGACCTTATCCTCAAACTGAAGGAAGAGGGCAAAACGATCTTCTTCAGCACCCACATCCTACCCGATGTGGAGCTGATCTGCGACCGAGTGGCGATAATTGTGGACGGGGAGATAATCAGGGAGGGCAAGATAGCCAAACTGATAAAGGAGAAGATAGATTATTACGAGATCACCCTATCTGGAATAGAGGAAAAAGAGCTACCTTCTTCCTGTGAAAAGGTCTCGGTTGAGGAGGATAAGATCCTCGTTCGCACCCGGGGTGAGCGGGGACTAAACCGCACCATTGATCTAATAAAGGAAAAAAGGGGGAAGATCATCGCCATAACCCCGGCAAAAAAATCGCTTGAGGATCTCCTCTTTGCCGAGTTGGGAGGGGAGAAAAAATGA